The DNA sequence GGTATGTGCTTAGTGACACTGCAAACGCACACCTCAGAAGCGAACACCGATTGACTTATTTTTTATAAACCATACATGCATGAGGCCTAAAATGTAGAGTTgttaaatcacccctttaaaactggacACATAAAAGTACTTATTATTTATGGCTAATTAATCTACACTTGTATCTAAACTGATTAGTAATTTACAACCCAAAATTTGTACTTTTAGACAAAGCTAATcaagttaaaggggacatattgtgtaaaaaaaaaaaaatgcattttaatctttttaaatatagaaggaatgtactGATAACACTGTTTTGTTTCaggcagatttattgaaaattttcttCAAAAACCCTACCAGTCCTGTCCATCTGTACTACATTAGTTCCtatgacacccccccccccaaaaaaaaaaatgtttccctggAAACACCAATACAGTTTCAAACTTGCACAAATAAGTTGGCCATGCACAGGCTTACCCCCTCCAGACCATCAGACCATGTTTTTTTACAGGCTAGACATAGTATATATTGTAATTACAGTAATGCTAGTTATATTCAGACACTGCAGGTTTGtggtttttttgcaaatattctttaaagttttttttcttttgtcattgAGCTTCAAATGTGCTTTTCCTCTTTGCCACTGCAGTtaaccttgtttgttatatggtgTCATCATTTCCAAGTTCCCTTAAAAGGgaggtttgcctttaaattaactttaagtatttgATAGAATGCCCTGTTTTAAGCAAATgtgtaattggtcttcatcatttatcagtttaagtttttaattattagccttgcTCTGTcatatctttccagctttcaaactgacCCCAGCAGTTATTCCTTctttttctattcagcccctcttctCTTTATATTTCAGTTTCTCATTTAACCCTCTGTCTGGGAAACAAGCAACCAGATctttaaactggagagctgctaagcaAAAAgcctaaataaatgaaaacccatgaaaaatgaaaaccacctgcaaattgtctcagaatatcagtctataTAATACTAGTtgtacagcccctttaaatatgaaataatttagTTTCTTCTTTTCTGTACACCTTCAATTTGACTGATGTCTATTGAATGTCTTGAAAcgcattccttctctttatatttcagTTTCTCATTTAACCCTCTGTCTGGGAAACAAGCAACCAGATctttaaactggagagctgctaagcaAAAAgcctaaataaatgaaaacccatgaaaaatgaaaaccacctgcaaattgtctcagaatatcagtctataTAATACTAGTtgtacagcccctttaaatatgaaataatttagTTTCTTCTTTTCTGTACACCGTCAATTTGACTGATGTCTATTGAATGTCTTGAAACGCattccttccttaaagggatactgtcatgggaaaaaaaattttttttcaaaatgaatcagttaatagtgctgctccagcagaattctgcactgaaatccatttctcaaaagagcaaacagattttttttgatatagggctagacatattgtcaatttcgcagctgccccaagtcatgtgacttgtgctctgataaagttggagtgatatcaccccctcccccagcagccaaacaaaagaacaatgggaaggtaaccagataacggctccctaacacaagataacagctgcctggtagatctaagaacagcacttaatagtaaaaacccatgtcccactaagacacattcagttacattgagaaggaaaaacagcagcctgccagaaaggatttctctcctaaagtgcaggcacaagtcacatgaacaggggcagctgggaaattgacaaatgtctagccccatgtcagatttcaaaattgaatataaaaaaatctgtttgatcttttgagaaatggatttcagtgcagaattctgtttcattttgaaaaaaatagtttttcccatgacagtatccctttaatttgcagctttctggataagggtttctggataactgatcccatacataCAATGGCAACTCAACTTACCAGTGTAGTTGCCATTGTATTTGTGATTTTGTTGGTTTGAACTaaatttccttgcttttttttttatatataatttggtCCCTTGCCATCCAAATATCCTGTACAACATTACTTAAAGATGAACTTTTACAGGGGGTTCAGTTGtggttttaataatttgtttatcTATGATTCAACTAGATACTTTTTCCGAGAGGACAGTGGAAATCCTACTTGATTTCcatgaaatatatttacatatgctcaaattttcttttcttgatttcagtataaacctttaataataacaatatatattttctttaactcTAGGAAAATTTTGAAGTGGCAAGTGACTCTGATGTCTCCTTCATCTTAAAAGTTGCAAAAGGTTTTCGGTGTGCCCTCCAGAAGTTTAAGGGTGGTAATTTGGAAAATGAGGTAAATATTTAAACTGTTctattttctgaattttcattGCTCATATTGCCTCAAAGGTTTCACTGGTATGTGGTATTGTGCCATGTAGCCCATTCACCCATGAACGTTATGGGACTTAATCAATGCATGATAAtagtctttttaatatataaaaacaatgcaaGAAAAGTATAACAACAAGAAAATCAGTTTGTGTGGGACTGAGTGAGTTGAgagtaaatgtggccatacacggagagatccgctcgtttggcgatgtctcccCGATATGagatgggcaatattgggctgatccgatcgtgggccctagggcccaatgatcggatcctaacgatgggtaacgggcggtcggatcgcgggaccgcatcaacgaacagatgcggccgtgatccaatgggatttttagtcccgtccgatcgacatctgcccgtctttcagccagatatcgatcaggaaagcccgtcggagggccccatacactggccaataagctgccgactcgatctgtcggcagcttttatcggcccgtgtatggccacctttactgtctaTTAACTGGGAGCATGGCTACCCGTAGTTTCTGCACCAAAAGACCACACCAAATCTGAGCATAAGCTCCACTTCAGaagttgttttattgtttgtatataatttcatattaagttaggttgaaaaaagacacacatctatcaagttcaacctttgaactctattttaacctgcttaactgttagttgatccagaggaaggcaaaaaccccatctgaagcctctccaatttgcctcagagggggaaagaattcctttctgactccaaaatggcaatcagactactTCCTGGATTTCCTATATATCTGAGGTGTTTTGGGTTAGTGTTCTCATCGATTGGCAGCTTTGCCCAAGTATTTTCCCTACAATGGGTTACAATGGAGTAAAGCACTATGCCCAATGTCCATATGCACTACTTGTTATGGCTACCCCCGATGATTCATCCACCAATACTAAACCCGTTTATATCACACTCCCTCAGGGTATgggaacattataaaaaaaaaaaaaaaatctttaggcCTTAAATCTGACTACACTGGCAATATGTCTGTCCCAGCCTTTTCCAATGTCTTAAATTTTTTGAACGGGGTTTGTCAACTGTTTACAAATTTAGCCATAACTATACTGTTGTAGCCATGACCTGctatttacaaattaaacattatattCATTCACTTTCACCTAAAACCCCgtctcaatttaaaaaatatattggcttaaaggagacataaaagATAAGTTAAAAACCTCCTAATCATGTAGgcagtaataaataatatatggtgttggttttactctgggctaaaaatttatattttcaagaATGGCTCCCTATAGATATGCTATGATCTCTGTTCCTGcctgaagcacagtaggaggggacagccaattacagccctgtaGTCACAAAGCAAAGACAgactttagttccctatcagctcagcctagctgctgattgtttTTTATCCTACAGTGCAATGTGCTGAGTGCTACccgctcccctgcacagcctggaaaggaggcagcaggaagtgatgCAGATTGGTGGGACTagtaggggttttgcagaaattttcaataaatcagctcaaaacactacttttttagcactttcctcctgtattttaaaaagtataattcaatggcatattcttatttttcatacaatatgtctcctttaagtatataaaaaatttatttctactttttatgatAAGTGGACTTGTTCTACTTCACCTTAAATATGTTAAAGCCTGGGAAAGTGAATTTGACCTAACCCATGGGGAGCTCTATTAAATAAGCCAATCGAAGGTATATATACACAGACTTTTCTAAATCGCTTATATTTTTAATGGTACCAAGCAGACCATTTAATCGGCCTGGATTCACCTGATAAAGGTGCTGTTGAAACTCAGTTGCAACTGAGGACTTCGCTGTTGGTATTACCGCTAAGTGGTTGTGTAACTATTGAATATTTTCTCTATATTATTGAGacaattgtgttaaaaaattattgttaaataaaaaagtaataaaacatttattacaataaagtatatataaactAGTGGATGGCCATCCTCTTACATACACTTTTTCATACAACCCGTATAGTGgcatttaagtattttttttaaaaaaatcagatgctggatttttttttttttttttttaaataaagggggAGGGAGAAATTCACCACCCTgttatgtgtttaaaaaaataaataaacaaataaaaagtaacataagCGTTAGACATTTTTGggtaatgttttaatttaaatatatttatacataaacatttaaacatacataTAGTTATTGTTATATTTTGAGCTACACTTTGCAAAAACTGAAAATGATTCTACCAACTTCTACGACTTGCTGGTTCTTATAAGCTtcttaattagggatgggcgaatttgacccatttcatttcgccaaaaattcgccgctggcgaaatgtcgcagatgcccattaaagtctatgggcatcaaaataattttgtcgtgTGGCGAAATTTTTATGACGCgcgttttgtttttgttttttgacacacacgccatacaagtctatgggcgtctttttttcAGCGAAATGAGACgataaaaatttgcccatccctattcttAATACTATTACCAGTCAGCTGAGAAGTTCTCTATATAAGGAGCTGATCCTTATCTCAAAGCCAAACAAAAGCTGCCACTGGGGAAGGGATGGGTTTGTTTACGCAGTGGGCTTTTCAATAGACCAGGAAGTTGGAATGAGACTGTCttccaataaataacaaaaacagttatatttcctgtataaaaaaatttacaaaaggtTGTTCAGAACAagtcatatttatttgttttttttattttgtttgttttaggtGTGTCAAGAAGTAGTGCCTAGTAGCGAAAGAAGCTTTTCTGGAGGTATGCCAGTTACTACTGAAAGTTCAAGTGAACCTACAAATAAGCTTGGCCATCAGACTGAttgtctgtaatttttttttgttgttgtttttacatcacatttttattctttacatttACAGCCATAGGCCCAGTTTCACTAAAGGTGGAATGATTACTTTCCTTTAAATTGGGGAAATGGGTAAATCCGTTTACCAATAAAATCAGACAGTTTTTATTTCCAGGCTAATAATGCACAATTTAAATCTTATTGGCATAGTATGTGGAATAGTCTTCATTATGTGGaaatagtcttcattatttatttatttatttatttttaaactgacaaGTTTTATTGAAGATCATAGCATCAACATCGCAGTTGAGAGGGTAATCCGCAACATGCGGTATCCCATTCTCAATATTAGCATATGAACACAGGATCAATGGTTGTGAAGGAATAGCAGGATAGAAAGAGggggaacaaaagaaaaaagaaaggggacGGGGAATAAAGAGAGCTAAAATAAAAGTATGAGTTACCTGTTAAAGCAATATGAATGACATGAATATTAATATGGCGGTGGGGCACTATTTACTGTCCAACCATGTAGGGTATATATAGATTAAATAGTTAAGCAAAAACTAAACCTGACTCTTCATCATGCCTGCAAAGCCGCGTATAAGTTAGGGTCATGTTCGTACGCCAGCCAAGGGAGCCATATTTTATCATATGCTTccaaatcatttttcaaagtaTATGTGAGTTTCTCATTGGTTGCGATGGAGATGATCTTTGCTTTAAGAGAACCTAAGGGTAAGTCCGGTTTCTTCCAGTGTCCTGCAATAATTAATCTGGCGGCCATTAATATATGTTGACTCAGTCTATGGGCCGAGCTATTATATTCATGCGGTTTTTTACCGAGTAGCATTATTAGAGGGTCTTTAGGAAACGGAGCGTGAAAAACTCTGGAGAGAAGATTTGCCACAGCTTCCCAGAATTGAGTCACAACAGGGCATGTCCACCACGTATGAAGTAGCGAACCTGAATCAGGGCATCCACGATAACATTGTGGGTTATATGCGGGGTAGAACTTATGGAGCCGTGTAGGGACAAGATAAGTCCTATGGAGCAGCTTAATAGAGGTCTCTCTAACAGTCACGCAAGTGCTCCCTTTATGTGCGGTCAAACTGCAGTGGGACCATTGTACCAAGATCTGATTCCCATTTCAATATATATCCCAATTTCTGGGACTGTTGAGGAGGTTGATTCAATAGTTGGTATATGGTACTGAGGACACCTGGTTGAAGAGGACTCTTGAGTACTGATGGTTTCCAGAGCCGTCGATGTTAAGGAGCCATTGGTGGTCTTCCTCATTTGCTGTCTAGCAAAATGAAGTAGTTGAGTGGCCTGGAAACCCTCTCGTATGGGGGGGTTATAAGTGTCCAAGAGTTGTTTCTGCGATAAAGGTTTCCCAAGTCTTGTCAATGATTGAAGAGTGGTGACTCCATTTGTAGACCACCACGCAAATTGACGTCTGGACAGGCCTGGTGGATAATCCTGGTTATTCGTTAGAGGTGTTAAAGGTGATGGAGTAGACATGAGATGAAACCTCTTCCGCAGCGTGTTCCACAAACGTAACATTTCCAGCGTTACTGGTGATGGGTCCGAGAGGTTATGAAATGGTATCTGCGGTAGCCAGAGGATTTGGCGGGATAAATATGGGTATAATAGATCGTCTTCTATCTGTACCCAAAGTGGGGCCATAGTTCCTGCATGCAATGCAGTGAGCTGCGCTAATCGGGCCGCCCAGTAGTATTTCACCAGATGGGGTACCGCTAACCCTCCATTAGCTTTGTGTAggcacaattatttattttttatagtttaattacttgccttccagctttcagatgggagtcactgaccccatgtaaaataacaaatgctatgtaatgtAATCTAGTGATTTcttattaatcatctttcaagacctctcctattcatattccaatgtcTTAATcatatcaatgaatggttgcttgggtaatttgaaccctgattgttgaaaatgcaaattcgagagatgctgaaaaaaaatctaactcaaaaaccacaaataataaaaaatgaaaaccaattgcaaagtgtctcagaataccactttgTACATCATTCTAaaggttatctcaaaggtgaacaacctctttaaggagAGGTATAAAACCAGCATTCTTAGCTTCCTCGACAACATTCACAATCTTGTTTTTAAATTCATATACTGGGTTACTGATCAATCTCTTATACATGTTGGCATCAGATATAATATCAGCAATATAATCTGCATAATTCGCTAAAACCGCCCACTACCTTTATCCGCGGGATGGATTACCAATTTCTTATTTTACATCAGAGTTTTCAAGGCCACCCAAATTTCAAGtcaaataacccccaaaaaaatagacCCACCCTTTGTATCTAAGGTCTTCACATCGGTATCCatagtttatttaaatagttttatGGCTGATGGTTCCCCATGTAAAGTATTGCTGTTCTTAAAATCAAATTTCAAAGATGTCAGTCTGATAAGATACCCTAGACTTACAGGACCCATTTAAATATACTCTTAAATTATAACCGCTGCCAACAGTCTGTGAACAAATTCCTTCCAATCGCTCGGTTTTGTAGGTATAGAGGAATAACACTAATAATGATTCTTGTAAGTCACAGTTGTACCAGATATGGTAGAGGTTTAGTGAGAGAAGATATCAGGAGTGTGTTCTTAAACAAGCACTGCCTCAGGCTAGAAGTAGGGGGTATACAGACAGGTATCTCAAGGCATTGTGACACAGTCCTAATTTGGTATTTAGTAGTAGTTATAATGCTACATCTGCCCACATTGGTAAGTATGTCAGAAAACACTGGAATAGTATTATAGCTGATTGTGACTTGCAAACATTGATTCCTGATGCACTGTTAAACGATATCAGATTAGACACCATGTtacttgtacagatatgggacctgttatccagaatgcttgggacccgaggTTTTgtggataaaggtggccatacacgggccgataaaagctgccgacagaccgagtcggcagcttattggcccgtgtgtgggggcccccgacgggcttccccgatcgagatctggccgaaagtcggccagatctcgatcggatggggttaaaaatcccgtcggatcgcggccgcatctgttcgttgatgcggtcccgcgatccgaccgcccgtttgcgaacgtgaaggatccgatcgttgggcccttgggcccacgatcggatcagcccgatattgcccacctcaaggtgggcatatcggagggagatacgctcgtttggcgacatcgccaaacgagcggatctatccgtgtatggccaccttaagggatcattctgtactttggatcttcataccttactagaaaatcatgtaaacattgaataaacccaatagactggttttgcctctaataaggactgcttttatcttagtttggatcaagtataaggtaccgttttattattacagagaaaacggaaatcaaatccaaactttggattatttgtttaaaatggagtctatgagagatattccataattcagaggtttctggataacggaccctaTACTTGTACTGCAACACGCGTTCTATAACGTGCCCATGTGACCATAGGCAAGACGGATTTGATACTTTGATTACCGATGATGATCTGCTATAAGTACTAATATTTAGGTTGGAAAGACTTTAAAACTGGTTgctaactattttttttatagatgagtTCCCTGTAGTTCTGTATATTagcatattgtttttcttttttttggattaaGGAGATGAATACATTATCACCATTGGGTCTGAATGAACATTAATTAGTGCTTTTTAAATCAATTATATTTTATCTGTATTGATGCAATTTAGAATATTGTATCTGTATTGTTGCAGATTGATCCTGTCAGAAATGTTAAATGTAATTTGAGGTCAGATTGGTTTCCCGCTTTTGtaagtctttttttctgcttcaatCTGGAACAACTGGTTCAGCAATTAacagtatgtgtatattgtaGTGAAGTGCAACATGTATGTTCTGTCCTATTTTTGACGTATATCCTACTTATTATACTATATCTGTAAAATATACACCCTGTTGTACTCTTTTCTGCAGATTCTGAAGCCAGCACTGCTATGAACACACCAATGGAGAGTGAAAGTATGTCGCTGGAAGATTTAGTTCCAAATTGCAGTGATGAAGAAGATACATAACATAAATGTATATGTCTTTATAACTCTCCGTATACAATATTTCTTTTACGGTATTCCAACTCCAAAATTGTTTATACCTTTTCATTTGTAGTATGCACtgtttatatattgaaatatttcagtttttttcttttaaattaaactGCTACAGAGCAAACTACAATGGTTGGtcaattatttatacagtatattaatttacAAATGCTGAAGGTTTTTTGTAAAGAAGATCAATTTGCCAATATGGCAGTTTGTTCATCATCCTGCAGATGGTCACGTTGCCCATTGCTGGCTATCCTGATGtaagtgttttttaaaggggtccTATCACaaagacataaaaagctatataataaaagtacttttcaaattcaaaacaaattcagCTGTCACTCGtatatttcctgcccctcctctaaGCCTTTGGCAGACCTGACCATGATGAAGGATTGCTAAGGCCCTGTGCAGATAAACTGAACGGTTTCCATTAATTTTATTGGCCTATTCGTAAATTAAGTCTGAAAAGCATACCTAAGTTATAGGTACCTACAAAATATTTATAGAGCAAAAGATGAATTTATCTAAAAGCCTGGAACTGTTTTATTTTGCCGTTGTCCACATTatatattttggcaaaaatatgcaGCCCATCTAATTTCTGGAAGTGTATTAAAGTATGTAAAGTGTAGTAGGGAGGTGTCATTTTTACTAGATATGTAAAGAACCCTGAACATatccaagagttttttttttttttttgaaaggccTGCAGAACTGTAAGCATTGGTCGTACAGGGATAGTCCTCTATATAAAACTTCATGAGAGCGGCCTCAAGAGTGCCCACCAGTATTGCTtctacatagtaaaatagtaagttaggttgaaaaaagacacgtccatcaagttcagcgttttaagtctatatataacctgtctaactgctagttgagccattggaaggcaaaaaaacccaatttcaagtctctccaatttgcgacagagggagaaaaattccttcctgactccaagatggcaatcggaccagtccctggatcaacttgttctattCTTTTatagccctgtattccctcatttgctaaaaatccatccaaccccttcttaaaggagaaacaaacccttgctattaaaatcccctaacctacatagacccactccctgctccccccggcctaggtggtacctttgctaaatgcctcCAACTCTTTTCTTACTcctaggtgcagattctgtccagcggagttcacgcgcgccatcttcagccacttcagtaATCTTTAGGTCTTGTtccagcgcttcggcaatttccgtgactttcagcacatgcgcagttatcGGGAAATAGAAAgttgcttcaactgcacatgcgccggtaCAGCACTTATGTCCCGAAGAttgctgaagagaagaagatggctgccgtgaacactgatgccctgaatctgcaccgaggggtatgtaaagagttagaggcatttagcaaaggtaccacctagtctggggggggagcagagagggggtctatgtagggtaggggattttagtagcaagggtttactctcctttaaagctatctaatgtatctgcctgtaCAGGCCtgtcagggagagaattccacatcttcacagctctacttctaatcggaatgggtgcccacttgtcagctggaaagacctactgataaataaagcagtaGAGCGGTTATtgtatgatctccttatatatttatacatagttatcatatccccccttaagtgcctcttctccaacaACCCCAgcttgaccagtctttcctcataggtgagattttccataccttttaccagcttagttgcccttctctggacacTCTAATTCAATAAGGTACTgattgagcactggagaccaaagctgcattgcatattctagatgggggctTATCAGTGCTCCCCCCTCCTcccgcaaatctatgccccttttaatacagcttaatACAGTTCAATGCTGTGTTTGCCCTTGAAGTTGCTGatattgcttgttacagccaagtttattaatTACAAatactccaatgtccttttccattatggatttgcctagggCAATCCCATTAAAGGGATAAGTGGCAGCACTATATGTTCAAGTATGGGCCtcaccagtgctttgtaaaaagGACAAACGATCCTCTCTTCCCCTGaatatatgtatttcttttaaagTGGTTGCTCAcgtttgagtatgatgtagagagagatattctgcgaccatttgcaattggttttccttttttatttgtggtttttgagttatttagcttttttattcagcagccttccagtttgcagtttcagcaatccatgcattaatttgaataagaaactggaatatgaataggagaggacctgaatagaatgatgagttgtcaaaagtagcaatactgataaatgtgtagctttacagagcatttgtttttcgtagatggggtcagtgactcccatttgaaagttagaatgaggcagaagaaaaaagcaaataaataaaaacatatataaaaataaataataaagaccaattgaaaaattgcagcaagttctataacatactaaaagttaaccacccctttaatacattgtttgcccttgcagctgcattgtttgctacagccaagttaatTATATAAAAGTAGCCCTAGGTCTTTATACATGATACATATACCTAACATTAAGGGTATTCGtggtttgcatatttttgcattacatttttcaacactgaatctcatctgctCATCACTTAGCCACTCAGTTtctcaagatcctgctgcaaagaTACTACCTCCTGAATGGGATTAATCGGCTTGCAAACACCATACATTACTTAAaattagggaggcaccgaatccactttttgggatttggcgaacccccgaatcttttgtgaaagattcggccaaatactgaaccaaccgaaccctaatttggatatgcaaatcagtgaggggtggggaaaaagagaaaaattttacttccttgttttgtgacgaaaagtcacatgattttaaaggaatagttcagtgtgaaaataaaaactgggtaaatggataggctgtgcaaaataaaaaaatgtttctaatatagttagttagccaaaaatgtaatatataaaggctggagtgaacagatgtctaataaaatcagccagaatccaacttcctgcttttcagctctataactctgagttagtcagcgacttgaaggggggccacatggtacatttctgttcagtgagtttgtaattgatcctcagcattcagttcagattcaaaagcaacagatatgacccatgtggccccccccctcaagtctctgattggttactgtctggtagccagggtaaccagtcagtgtaaaccaagagagctgaaaagcaggaagtagtgtcctgactgacttgttatacatcaaatcactccagcccagaaacggaactagaggggggcgggccctggcgcaggacgcgcagctgggccccccgcccccctccatacacctGGAACTGGCCAGGAATATgcggccctggcccgctcgcaccccctgctcccccggtagtccaGCCCCtgctccagccttcatacattacatttttggctaactaactatattagaaacatgttttattttgcacaggctatctatttacctagtttttatttttacacttaacaattcctttaaggattcagaatcctggccgaataccaaactgaatcctggattcggtgcatccctacttaaaatgcC is a window from the Xenopus laevis strain J_2021 chromosome 6L, Xenopus_laevis_v10.1, whole genome shotgun sequence genome containing:
- the LOC121394647 gene encoding uncharacterized protein LOC121394647 isoform X4; amino-acid sequence: MKRAKGPMQANAEENISAEEAESTSVEAEKLDSPEHSEECKSEERSENKDSALLVIQTNKELYQFVENFEVASDSDVSFILKVAKGFRCALQKFKGGNLENEVCQEVVPSSERSFSGDSEASTAMNTPMESESMSLEDLVPNCSDEEDT